In Listeria monocytogenes, the following proteins share a genomic window:
- a CDS encoding class I mannose-6-phosphate isomerase — protein sequence MTTYDLAPEVKIHQFDGAWAGYKDIATELRTAIQKKKQDQTIVAIECYPGTRNEEIAAELLPLLPVEKAVFADDWALNNEEVTATIQSHLTDDRVFGIMSHYEVSDFYPAEKLAEIQAEIAASKGLVVIYGTGATVIAPKPDILIYADLARWEIQCRYRGENKPNWKADNAGEDALRKFKRGYFFEWRMADRQKKKIYQQVDYLLDTNKKNEPKMVRGEDYRNGLNQVSKAPFRVVPYFDASVWGGQWMKNNFGLDPAADNYGWAFDGVPEENSLYMRFGDIRVEVPSTNVVNHFPNELLGPKVHSRFGTEFPIRFDYLDTVGGGNLSLQVHPLVEYAQDKFGIHYTQDESYYILEADSDSTVYLGTKEGTTKEAIMADLEKAAEGNYRFPDEEYINVFPVKKHDHILIPAGTIHCGGPSTVVLEISATPYIFTFKLWDWERTGLDGMPRPVHLAHGRENLQLDRDTKWVKDNLINQFETLHEDNDSKVERTGLHELEFIETHRHWFKETVTIHTNESVNMLNLVEGTSAVVESIDDSFAPFEVHYGETFIVPAIVGTYQIRNTSDNEEVAVIQAFVRNL from the coding sequence TTGACTACGTACGATTTAGCCCCTGAAGTGAAAATCCATCAATTTGATGGTGCTTGGGCGGGTTACAAAGATATTGCTACAGAACTAAGAACGGCTATTCAAAAAAAGAAGCAAGACCAAACTATCGTTGCGATTGAATGTTACCCCGGAACACGAAATGAAGAAATTGCTGCCGAACTACTTCCATTATTACCCGTCGAAAAAGCGGTTTTTGCAGATGATTGGGCATTAAACAATGAAGAAGTAACAGCTACAATCCAATCTCACTTAACAGATGACCGGGTATTCGGCATTATGTCACATTATGAAGTGAGCGACTTTTATCCTGCTGAAAAATTGGCTGAAATTCAAGCTGAAATTGCTGCTAGTAAAGGATTAGTTGTCATTTACGGGACTGGAGCAACTGTAATAGCACCAAAACCAGACATTCTTATTTATGCCGATTTAGCGCGATGGGAAATTCAGTGCCGCTACCGCGGAGAAAATAAACCTAACTGGAAAGCAGACAATGCCGGTGAAGATGCGCTTCGTAAATTCAAGCGTGGTTATTTCTTCGAGTGGCGCATGGCTGATCGTCAAAAGAAAAAAATTTATCAACAAGTAGATTACTTACTTGATACCAATAAAAAAAATGAGCCAAAAATGGTGCGCGGAGAAGATTATCGAAATGGCTTGAATCAAGTTTCCAAAGCCCCTTTTAGAGTAGTTCCTTACTTTGATGCAAGTGTTTGGGGTGGTCAGTGGATGAAGAATAACTTTGGGCTTGATCCTGCTGCTGATAATTACGGTTGGGCATTTGACGGTGTTCCGGAAGAGAATAGTTTATATATGCGCTTTGGAGATATTCGGGTGGAAGTCCCTTCTACCAATGTAGTGAACCATTTCCCAAATGAATTACTTGGACCAAAAGTGCACAGCAGATTCGGCACAGAATTCCCAATTCGCTTCGACTATCTCGATACTGTTGGTGGTGGGAATTTAAGTCTGCAAGTCCATCCATTAGTGGAGTATGCGCAAGATAAGTTCGGTATCCATTATACACAAGATGAAAGTTATTATATTTTAGAAGCAGATAGCGACTCTACCGTGTATCTTGGAACAAAAGAAGGCACCACAAAAGAAGCAATTATGGCCGATTTAGAAAAAGCCGCTGAAGGAAATTACCGTTTTCCTGATGAAGAATATATTAACGTCTTCCCTGTAAAAAAACATGACCATATTTTAATTCCAGCTGGGACGATTCATTGCGGCGGTCCAAGTACTGTCGTTTTAGAAATTAGCGCAACTCCTTATATCTTCACATTTAAATTATGGGACTGGGAACGCACTGGACTCGATGGCATGCCTCGCCCTGTTCATTTAGCGCACGGCCGGGAAAATTTACAGCTTGACCGCGACACCAAATGGGTAAAAGACAATTTAATAAACCAATTTGAAACATTACACGAAGATAACGATTCAAAAGTAGAGCGCACTGGTTTGCATGAATTAGAATTTATTGAAACCCACCGCCACTGGTTTAAAGAAACGGTTACCATCCACACAAATGAAAGCGTCAATATGCTTAATTTGGTAGAAGGAACAAGTGCTGTCGTTGAAAGTATTGACGACTCTTTCGCACCGTTTGAAGTGCATTATGGAGAAACATTTATCGTTCCTGCGATTGTCGGAACTTATCAAATCAGAAATACGAGCGATAATGAAGAAGTGGCTGTTATTCAAGCTTTTGTACGTAATTTATAA
- a CDS encoding LysR substrate-binding domain-containing protein — MDEALRTYIRVVELQSFTKAAEELHISQPAVSLQLKKLEERYETELIYRQAKKFVLTATGEMLYHRAKQLEGLYKQVEDEISLYHHHLKGRLRIGASFTIGEYYMPALIAEFHARYPDITIELIIENTAKIADKVELFQVDAGLIEGQVSKKDLEISAFADDEMCIVGRADGSLAEIEQGATWIAREEGSGTREYLDHVLSTNGWNVTEKVVAWSNMAVKQMVLEGMGYTVISRCVVKTEIAEGKLRVFNEAGSFMRKFSVLKNKQRLENRIAETFLTFLKENR; from the coding sequence ATGGACGAAGCATTACGAACGTATATAAGAGTAGTAGAATTACAAAGTTTTACGAAGGCCGCCGAAGAATTACATATTTCTCAGCCAGCTGTTTCATTACAATTAAAGAAATTAGAAGAGAGATATGAAACAGAGCTGATTTATCGCCAAGCCAAAAAATTTGTTTTAACAGCGACGGGAGAAATGCTCTATCATCGTGCTAAGCAATTAGAAGGCTTATATAAACAAGTGGAAGATGAAATCAGTTTGTATCATCATCATTTAAAAGGGCGACTAAGAATCGGCGCAAGTTTCACAATAGGAGAGTATTATATGCCGGCGTTAATTGCTGAATTTCATGCACGCTACCCAGATATTACCATTGAACTAATCATTGAAAATACAGCAAAAATTGCTGATAAAGTCGAGTTATTTCAAGTGGATGCGGGGCTTATCGAAGGACAAGTGAGTAAAAAAGATTTAGAGATAAGTGCTTTTGCGGATGATGAAATGTGCATTGTCGGGCGGGCGGATGGTTCGCTTGCGGAAATTGAGCAAGGCGCTACTTGGATTGCGCGGGAAGAAGGCTCTGGAACGCGTGAATATTTGGATCATGTATTGAGTACGAATGGCTGGAATGTCACTGAAAAAGTGGTTGCTTGGAGTAACATGGCGGTCAAACAAATGGTGCTTGAAGGAATGGGATATACAGTGATTTCTAGATGTGTCGTTAAAACAGAAATTGCAGAGGGGAAATTACGCGTTTTTAATGAGGCAGGGAGCTTTATGCGGAAATTTTCTGTTTTAAAAAATAAGCAAAGGCTAGAAAATCGAATTGCAGAAACCTTTTTAACCTTTTTAAAAGAAAACCGGTAA
- a CDS encoding GntR family transcriptional regulator, with translation MEKSGFVADPIYGEIKNEIMANTLENGEKVDIEDIMKRFQVSKRVAFSALHCLHKSGIVCKNIGESGFSVAVNSEAEHREKSRLKLAFFHLNYAVQKLQEQDAEVCATCLRKELVYIKLAAKEQDTDVFINHVKNFYACMIHYTEMPAMEKNIDILSQTLRNMKEKNEKLFFEAFTIDVSQALEDLVTHLEAKEFEKCHSVIQHFYDKNISILFSESKNPV, from the coding sequence ATGGAAAAAAGTGGATTTGTTGCAGATCCGATTTATGGAGAAATCAAGAATGAGATAATGGCCAATACGTTGGAAAATGGCGAGAAAGTGGACATAGAAGACATCATGAAACGATTTCAAGTCAGCAAACGAGTAGCTTTTAGTGCGCTCCATTGTTTACATAAGAGCGGTATAGTGTGTAAAAACATCGGGGAAAGCGGTTTTTCAGTCGCCGTGAATAGTGAAGCTGAGCATCGCGAAAAATCACGATTAAAGTTAGCTTTTTTTCATCTAAATTATGCTGTACAAAAACTACAAGAACAAGACGCAGAAGTATGCGCAACATGCCTTCGTAAGGAGTTAGTTTATATAAAACTAGCTGCTAAAGAGCAAGACACAGATGTATTTATAAATCACGTGAAAAACTTTTATGCTTGCATGATTCACTATACTGAAATGCCAGCGATGGAGAAAAATATCGATATACTGAGTCAAACGCTGCGAAATATGAAAGAAAAGAATGAAAAACTATTTTTCGAAGCTTTTACGATAGATGTTTCGCAGGCCCTGGAAGACTTGGTAACGCATTTAGAAGCGAAAGAATTTGAAAAATGCCACTCAGTCATTCAACACTTTTATGATAAGAATATCTCTATCTTGTTTTCAGAATCAAAAAACCCCGTATGA
- a CDS encoding ABC transporter ATP-binding protein — MTLELHNVTKNFGTKVAVNDLSFRVEPGKILGLIGQNGAGKTTTFRLILHFLEATSGKITWDDKEVSKIDPNIIGYLPEERGLYPNVTIEEQLIFFAELKGYPKQKIKAEIDGWLERAEIVGKKTDLIKTLSKGNQQKIQLLSTIIHQPKLVILDEPFSGLDPVNAEILKKFVFDLRASGAAIIFSSHRMENVEELCDSLLMLKKGNVVLQGTTESVKSVFGRKRILIESRHTADELAVLPGVLNVQTHRDGVLQLEIAHESDAEKIFDYVTKDGFIQTFSLQAPTLEEIFKWKAGELNE, encoded by the coding sequence GTGACGCTTGAACTACATAATGTTACGAAGAATTTTGGAACTAAAGTCGCTGTCAATGATTTATCGTTCCGAGTAGAACCGGGAAAAATACTCGGTTTAATCGGTCAAAATGGAGCTGGTAAAACAACTACTTTTCGTCTTATTTTGCATTTTTTAGAAGCTACTTCTGGAAAAATCACTTGGGATGATAAAGAAGTGAGCAAAATCGATCCAAATATTATCGGTTATTTGCCCGAAGAACGTGGTCTATATCCAAATGTCACAATTGAAGAACAATTAATATTTTTTGCTGAATTAAAAGGATATCCAAAACAAAAGATTAAAGCGGAAATTGATGGATGGCTCGAACGCGCGGAAATTGTCGGTAAAAAAACAGACTTAATTAAAACGCTATCCAAAGGAAACCAACAAAAAATCCAGCTTTTAAGTACGATTATCCATCAGCCCAAACTCGTTATTTTAGACGAACCTTTCAGTGGGCTCGATCCAGTCAACGCAGAGATTTTGAAAAAGTTTGTATTCGATTTACGTGCTTCTGGTGCTGCGATCATTTTTTCTAGCCACCGGATGGAGAATGTGGAAGAACTTTGCGACTCGTTATTAATGTTAAAAAAAGGAAATGTGGTCCTCCAAGGAACGACCGAATCTGTTAAGTCTGTCTTTGGTCGTAAACGAATTTTGATTGAATCGCGTCATACAGCTGATGAACTCGCTGTTTTGCCCGGTGTTTTAAATGTTCAAACCCACCGCGATGGCGTTCTACAGCTTGAAATTGCGCATGAAAGCGATGCAGAGAAAATTTTTGACTATGTAACAAAAGATGGTTTCATCCAAACATTCAGTCTCCAAGCTCCAACACTGGAAGAAATTTTCAAATGGAAGGCTGGTGAGTTGAATGAGTAA
- a CDS encoding GNAT family N-acetyltransferase: MQIRLSKREDAASMIELEHLVWTPGTTPGSIHFDSEAEFLLKSPPGSKIVVVADDKVVGILGYKSPIPLASNKHVAEIDIAVHPDYQRAGIGQLLMDKMKEVAREKGFIKISLRVLSINQKAIRFYEKNGFKLEGRLEKEFIIQGEFVDDILMAYFL, translated from the coding sequence ATGCAAATTAGACTATCTAAACGAGAAGATGCCGCTTCAATGATTGAATTAGAACATTTAGTTTGGACGCCAGGAACAACACCTGGAAGTATCCATTTTGATAGTGAAGCCGAATTTTTACTTAAAAGCCCACCCGGTTCCAAAATTGTTGTCGTGGCGGATGATAAAGTAGTTGGAATTCTTGGTTATAAGTCCCCTATTCCACTCGCATCCAATAAACATGTCGCAGAAATTGATATTGCTGTACATCCAGACTACCAGCGTGCAGGCATTGGTCAACTTTTAATGGACAAAATGAAAGAAGTGGCGCGCGAAAAAGGTTTCATTAAAATCTCCTTGCGTGTTCTGTCCATCAATCAAAAAGCCATTCGCTTCTATGAAAAAAATGGTTTTAAACTGGAAGGACGACTAGAAAAAGAATTCATTATTCAAGGCGAATTTGTGGATGATATTTTAATGGCTTATTTCCTCTGA
- a CDS encoding PTS sugar transporter subunit IIA, protein MDIQELDISKVISPALVNLDLHATTKLGVIEELTDLLVETGAVADKDAFIADVLYREEEGKTGLGEGVAIPHGKSASVTSTSIAVGRTKNPVEWESLDDKPVNIIILFAVKNSDATTTHIKLLQKVAILLADDEVISQFQTVQTKEDFIKLLAKNQD, encoded by the coding sequence ATGGATATCCAAGAATTAGATATTAGCAAAGTAATAAGCCCAGCACTAGTGAATTTAGATTTACACGCCACAACTAAGTTAGGCGTAATTGAAGAACTGACAGATTTACTTGTTGAAACGGGAGCGGTAGCAGACAAAGATGCTTTTATAGCAGATGTATTATATCGCGAAGAAGAAGGCAAAACAGGGCTAGGGGAAGGGGTGGCCATTCCACATGGGAAGTCGGCAAGTGTTACGAGTACATCCATTGCCGTTGGAAGAACTAAAAATCCGGTAGAGTGGGAGTCGCTTGATGATAAACCAGTAAATATTATTATTCTTTTCGCAGTGAAAAATTCAGATGCTACAACAACCCATATTAAGTTACTTCAAAAAGTAGCAATTTTACTTGCAGATGATGAGGTGATTAGTCAATTTCAAACCGTACAGACAAAAGAAGATTTTATTAAGTTGTTAGCAAAAAATCAAGATTAG
- a CDS encoding GntR family transcriptional regulator — translation MVRKLNKMYDASPLYAQIADDLRDKIQSEVWQTGDKIPPELDLCELYNVSRITVRKAIDELVRENLLYRERAKGTFVRDWEEAEDEHFTLVRSFTNEMKELGKKAATLHAEVEVINADKKIALQLGLSVGDKVLQIKRLRGTKDLAFALFISFIPYNQDYSLKAEDYYGSFYEYLKGFGIVVNQEKEYIEAMLPNREVQEALAIDKQEPILKRVRMTKQKESDFREYSECFYVGKHYRYYIDFE, via the coding sequence ATGGTGAGAAAGTTAAATAAAATGTACGATGCATCTCCGCTCTACGCGCAAATAGCTGATGATTTACGAGATAAAATCCAATCGGAAGTTTGGCAAACTGGAGACAAAATCCCACCAGAGCTTGATTTATGTGAGTTATACAATGTCAGTAGAATTACAGTGCGGAAAGCGATTGATGAGCTAGTTCGTGAAAATTTACTTTATAGAGAGCGTGCGAAAGGTACTTTTGTACGTGACTGGGAAGAAGCGGAGGATGAGCATTTTACGTTAGTGCGCAGTTTTACGAATGAGATGAAAGAACTTGGTAAAAAGGCGGCTACGCTACATGCGGAAGTAGAAGTGATCAATGCCGATAAAAAAATAGCGTTACAGCTAGGGCTTTCTGTCGGGGACAAGGTGCTACAAATTAAGCGGCTACGTGGTACGAAAGACTTGGCATTTGCTTTATTTATCAGTTTTATTCCTTATAATCAAGATTACTCACTTAAAGCAGAAGATTATTACGGTTCTTTTTATGAATATTTGAAAGGCTTCGGTATTGTCGTGAATCAAGAAAAGGAATATATTGAAGCGATGTTGCCTAATCGTGAAGTACAGGAAGCGCTCGCAATCGACAAACAAGAACCAATTTTGAAAAGGGTGCGGATGACGAAACAAAAAGAAAGTGATTTTAGAGAGTACAGCGAATGTTTTTATGTAGGAAAGCATTATCGCTATTATATTGATTTTGAATAA
- a CDS encoding PRD domain-containing protein — translation MLLTKTERALINLFLTKNDFLTAKQLAEILDVSSKTIYRKIKNINETTERKDIIISEKGRGFKLDYKAYIQAKLETTGDIFGYTPTERREKILLQVLFKSPKYLNVTALYEDYYVGYNSIKNDFALLNQAIEKYELALEKRQKEIRVVGSEENIRTAINEVINNIDLSTYDDLKTEYSDLNKADVRFIVRQMEMIENKLMISIPYPYDINIFSHLYILINRFRQGEVEDFKESDDAYIVTNEKLHTIAVEAIEAIEQYLKMQLPKRETFHFLQYLISSRFNHEIELVPSKVLPIVEEMTDFYINQVAVKMNVPINKKQLKIELLSHMKPMVNRMNHQIHIKNNLLSDIKLEYGELFEIIKETARDVAKTFKLNTISDDEVGYITIYFAKHIEASPLVKRIIIMCSSGIGTSELLKVKVQKAFPDVEIVDVLSSTRFKNSLHDYQNIDFILTTINAESTKEIPSLLVSAMFTEKDKIMVKKLMESL, via the coding sequence ATGCTTCTAACCAAAACGGAGCGTGCATTAATTAACTTGTTCTTAACGAAAAACGATTTTTTGACAGCGAAGCAATTAGCTGAAATTCTAGACGTTTCCTCTAAAACAATTTACCGCAAGATTAAAAACATCAATGAAACCACAGAAAGAAAAGATATCATCATTTCTGAAAAGGGGCGTGGTTTTAAGTTAGATTATAAAGCATACATTCAAGCGAAATTAGAAACAACAGGGGATATTTTCGGCTATACGCCAACAGAAAGACGAGAGAAAATCTTGTTGCAAGTATTATTTAAATCACCAAAATATTTGAACGTAACAGCGCTGTATGAAGATTATTACGTTGGCTATAATTCCATCAAAAATGATTTTGCCCTTTTAAATCAAGCAATAGAGAAATATGAGTTGGCTCTTGAGAAAAGACAAAAAGAAATACGAGTGGTTGGCTCCGAAGAAAATATCCGAACTGCCATTAATGAGGTGATAAACAACATAGATTTATCAACCTACGATGATTTGAAAACAGAATACAGTGATCTCAATAAAGCTGACGTCCGGTTTATTGTAAGGCAAATGGAAATGATTGAAAATAAGCTAATGATTAGCATTCCGTATCCGTATGATATTAATATCTTTTCGCATTTGTATATTTTAATCAATCGTTTTCGCCAAGGAGAGGTAGAGGACTTTAAAGAAAGTGATGATGCTTATATCGTCACCAATGAAAAGCTGCACACAATTGCTGTAGAAGCTATCGAAGCAATTGAACAATATTTAAAAATGCAGTTACCAAAGCGAGAAACTTTCCATTTTTTACAGTACTTGATTTCGTCTCGTTTTAACCATGAAATCGAACTAGTTCCAAGTAAAGTTTTACCGATTGTGGAGGAAATGACGGATTTTTATATTAATCAAGTGGCCGTTAAAATGAATGTGCCGATTAATAAAAAGCAATTAAAAATCGAATTGCTGAGCCATATGAAACCAATGGTTAATCGGATGAATCACCAAATTCACATTAAGAATAACTTGTTGAGCGATATAAAACTAGAGTACGGCGAACTGTTTGAAATCATCAAAGAAACTGCACGAGATGTAGCGAAAACCTTTAAGCTAAATACAATCTCTGACGATGAAGTTGGCTATATCACTATATATTTCGCGAAACATATCGAAGCTTCACCGTTAGTCAAACGAATTATCATTATGTGTTCGAGCGGCATTGGAACGTCAGAACTTTTGAAAGTAAAGGTTCAAAAAGCTTTTCCAGATGTAGAAATAGTAGACGTTTTATCCTCTACAAGATTCAAAAATAGCTTACATGACTATCAGAATATTGACTTTATTCTAACAACAATTAATGCAGAAAGCACAAAAGAAATCCCGTCGTTACTTGTAAGTGCGATGTTTACTGAGAAAGATAAAATAATGGTAAAAAAATTGATGGAAAGTTTATAG
- a CDS encoding PTS fructose transporter subunit IIB, which translates to MNIIGIAACTSGIAHTYIAKEKLTKAGTALGHNIHIETQGTIGIEDELSAEQVKNADVVIIAADIKISGKDRFKGKRVVEIPTDLAIKAPKQIINKIDKEINN; encoded by the coding sequence ATGAATATTATCGGAATTGCAGCTTGTACATCGGGAATTGCGCATACGTATATTGCAAAAGAGAAACTAACAAAAGCAGGAACAGCGCTTGGTCACAACATTCATATTGAAACACAAGGAACAATCGGTATCGAGGACGAACTTTCAGCAGAACAAGTGAAAAATGCCGATGTAGTTATTATTGCTGCCGATATTAAAATTAGCGGAAAGGATCGTTTTAAAGGAAAAAGAGTTGTCGAAATTCCAACAGACCTAGCGATTAAAGCACCAAAACAAATTATTAATAAAATAGACAAAGAAATAAATAACTAG
- a CDS encoding PTS transporter subunit IIC, protein MKEYFIDRSYKASMGIANAVLVTLGIGLLLQTIGQMTGISFLVTVGAIGKTMLIPGIGVGIAMCLHANTLVTISAAASAVIGGGAVVTLAGGGVGITSGEPVGAILAVIVAVWTGKRVTGKTKFDMILIPGVSLLAGGLSGILFAKIMAPILASVSLGISSLIGGSPLISSMVIAFVFGLLILSPASSAALAIALQLDPTASAAALIGCSVQFVSFAVLSYRDNNWGAFFAQLICTPKLQTPNIIRKPSLMLVPLLTTLIAGPLGVMVFHIQAASEVAGLGLCAFVAPLYLIANYGFSTLAAFILVAVVLPGVIALIVRPFLIKKERLKTGDLTIELQ, encoded by the coding sequence ATGAAAGAATATTTTATAGATCGTTCCTATAAGGCTTCTATGGGGATTGCGAATGCAGTTCTTGTAACGCTTGGAATTGGACTTCTTTTACAGACAATTGGGCAGATGACAGGAATTTCGTTTCTTGTAACGGTTGGCGCAATTGGTAAAACGATGTTAATTCCGGGAATTGGTGTTGGTATTGCGATGTGCTTGCACGCGAATACGCTTGTGACGATAAGTGCGGCTGCATCTGCTGTTATTGGCGGCGGGGCAGTAGTGACTTTGGCTGGCGGTGGCGTGGGTATTACTAGTGGAGAACCGGTTGGCGCTATTTTGGCGGTTATTGTGGCGGTTTGGACTGGGAAGAGGGTTACTGGGAAAACGAAATTTGATATGATTTTGATTCCTGGTGTTTCACTTTTAGCAGGTGGGCTTAGTGGTATTTTGTTTGCAAAGATTATGGCGCCGATTTTAGCTTCTGTAAGTCTTGGAATTAGTTCATTAATTGGTGGTTCGCCGCTGATTTCATCGATGGTTATCGCTTTTGTGTTTGGCTTACTTATTCTTAGTCCGGCTTCCTCAGCTGCGCTCGCGATTGCGCTTCAACTTGATCCAACAGCAAGTGCTGCGGCGTTAATAGGTTGCTCGGTTCAATTCGTATCCTTTGCGGTTTTAAGTTATCGTGATAATAACTGGGGTGCATTTTTTGCCCAACTTATCTGTACACCAAAATTACAAACACCCAATATTATTAGAAAGCCTAGTTTGATGTTAGTTCCTCTGTTAACAACGCTAATTGCTGGACCTCTTGGTGTGATGGTATTTCACATTCAAGCCGCAAGTGAAGTCGCAGGCCTCGGCTTATGCGCCTTTGTTGCACCTCTTTATTTAATAGCAAATTACGGATTCAGCACACTTGCTGCTTTTATTTTGGTAGCAGTTGTCTTGCCAGGTGTTATTGCACTTATTGTCAGACCATTTCTTATTAAAAAGGAACGCCTCAAAACAGGTGATTTAACGATTGAGTTGCAGTAG
- a CDS encoding ABC transporter permease, whose translation MSKFWVITKQVYKRRVKTKSFLISLLFPVLIAGLIAGIPKMVDYFDSSSDITKIAVLSEDPVFAKSLAADKNHFKVNSDIKDKKSAQSALKDGKIDGFVTITQKDETVSAVYTTQETAGQDVITRLTEDLTATKIAEKAAAYKITNEQLQSITSPVSVTNDLESNNQLTNHEKDVMSAAVLILTLVIFIFVMSYANIVASEIATEKGTRIMEVILSSVSATTHLFAKLTAIIFMLLTQIGFYIVCGAIVLIAGRNTEMVQNVLDQIAVFPAYYLVLNLLFVILGLLLYILLAAMIGSMVPNVETVAQFIYPMTILAIIGYWGSIAAANAPDNMLVIIGSYIPTFSPMMMLARMDLLSVSTIGIFSSLAILLASVVGAFFLTVRLYQGNVLLYSNDGLWKTWKTSLSYAKRK comes from the coding sequence ATGAGTAAGTTTTGGGTGATAACGAAGCAAGTTTACAAAAGACGTGTGAAAACAAAATCGTTTCTAATTTCGCTGCTTTTTCCGGTTTTAATTGCTGGGCTCATTGCCGGCATCCCGAAAATGGTGGACTACTTTGACTCGAGTAGTGATATCACAAAAATCGCTGTACTGTCCGAAGATCCTGTTTTTGCAAAATCATTAGCCGCTGATAAAAACCATTTCAAAGTAAATTCGGATATTAAAGACAAAAAATCCGCCCAGTCTGCTCTAAAAGACGGTAAAATAGACGGATTTGTCACGATTACGCAAAAAGATGAAACGGTTAGCGCCGTTTACACAACACAAGAGACAGCTGGCCAAGACGTTATTACACGTTTAACCGAAGACCTTACAGCTACGAAAATCGCTGAAAAAGCGGCCGCATATAAAATCACCAATGAACAATTGCAATCGATCACCTCTCCGGTTTCCGTTACGAATGATTTAGAATCCAACAATCAGTTAACGAACCACGAAAAAGATGTGATGAGTGCTGCTGTCCTGATTTTAACACTAGTTATTTTCATTTTCGTTATGAGTTACGCAAACATTGTTGCCTCTGAAATCGCTACAGAAAAAGGGACACGCATTATGGAAGTCATTTTGTCCAGTGTTTCTGCGACAACCCATTTATTTGCCAAATTAACCGCGATAATTTTTATGCTTTTGACACAAATTGGCTTTTATATCGTTTGTGGTGCTATCGTTTTAATTGCTGGCAGAAACACCGAAATGGTTCAAAATGTCTTAGATCAAATTGCTGTTTTCCCAGCGTACTACCTTGTGCTAAATTTACTATTTGTTATTTTAGGTTTGTTGTTGTACATTTTACTCGCAGCAATGATTGGTTCGATGGTCCCGAATGTCGAAACCGTAGCCCAGTTTATTTATCCAATGACAATTCTTGCCATTATCGGCTACTGGGGATCCATTGCAGCAGCGAACGCGCCAGATAATATGCTAGTTATCATCGGTTCGTATATTCCGACATTCTCGCCAATGATGATGCTAGCCCGAATGGACTTACTTTCCGTTTCGACTATCGGCATCTTTAGCTCCCTCGCTATTTTACTCGCAAGCGTTGTTGGTGCATTCTTCCTCACAGTTCGTCTTTATCAAGGAAATGTGCTACTTTACAGCAATGACGGTTTATGGAAAACTTGGAAAACCTCGCTATCTTACGCAAAAAGAAAATAA